tttttatcatttttaacactcaaatttttttatttttctaaatataaaaaatattgaaatacttcctaaaattactatacattcaaattttaaaaaaatttaataaaaatttaaaaaatatttataatattaaaaaatcaataataatatgtttttttttttattagaatcaCTAATAGAACAACTTTCAACCGCACTCTCAACgattaaaaatcatattgaagtcaaatcccaaaaaatacaaatatgataattaaCCCAAGTACTACTCTGCCATGCTCATAAATCCATCAAATCCAACGGCTCCAATTGTTTGTCGGCAACCTTTCTCTTCATCACAAATTTACCACTACTTTGTGTGGTAAAACCGGGCCTTTTTCAAGGTCTTACAACAGAGAAGGTTATAAAAACACTGAAAAATAAAAGCATCAAAGTACTTAGTACTGAGTATAGTGACAGACGTGTCCAAACCTCGTAAGAAAACGTGGGATTGGGTGAAATACAACGGCGGCCGAGTCCCAAACTGGAGACAGTACGTGAAAAACCGGATAAACGAAGCCAATGGTTTGAGCTCcgaatcttaatattttttccaatGGTCCAAACCAAGAAAGTGATAGTAAAACCAAGGGGCCACACCAAACACAACCACCATCTTTTCAGCCTTTCCCCCCTACAAATACCACCCCGCCCTCTCTACTCATCAGGAGCTCTCTCTTTCAATCAATTGCCACACCAAACACAACCCCCACTCTCTTTAGCCTTTCCCCCCTATAAATACCACCCCGCCCTCTCTATTCATCAGCAGCTCTCTCTTTCAATCAATTGCTTTACCtcatagaagaagaagaagaagaagaagaagaagaagaagtagaCATGGAGGCTTTGCAGTCATGGGTTTCAGAGCACAAGCTCACCAGCATTGGTCAGTAGCATCACTACTCCTTCATGGGTTTTCCTCTCCTTCTCATTCCGATCATAATGTCCATAAAATATTGGGTTTTGCATGCAGGGACGGTCTGGGCATCTGCAGTAGGCGCATCCCTGGCGTATAATTCCAGGGCAAAATCTCCTCTCAAGCCCAGCCTCAGACTTATTCATGCCAGGTTAATTTCTCCCTCAACCTTACTTTTAACTACATGAGTTTTTCTGATGATCATATTCATATTATATGACTGAATGATTGATCGATGTGCTATAGGATGCATGCACAGGCCCTGACACTGGCGGTGCTGTCAGGGGCGGCCGCATACCATTATTATGAGAAGAGGGTCGGCAAGAAGGGGGAGACTGCTTAGCTTCTTCTCCAAATTAATTTATGATGCCTAGCTACCTGCGCTCCATGTTTGTTTTGATTCAGTGTTTTAGTAATGTAAAGAGAAAAtgatagaataaattttaattaatatatctgatttttctttttctttttctttttctatgttAATATCCCGATGGATAGCTAGCACACAGATTGCACACAGTTTAATCCACGCTCATGTACCAATTACCATATCCACTGTTTCTGCTTTTCTCGGAATCCAAACAACCTTTTTATATAAACAATGGGTACGGAAAcagcctttttatttttttctctttgccCACACGTGGATGTGTCTGACAAGTCataataagttaataattttaattttaattttaatttttaatttttaataataagggATCACACTAATATAAGATAATATTAactcaaaatatcataaattgttGAAGGGGGTTACCCTAATAAAAGGCACATTTCACATATGCTTGAAGTATAAGTTGAATATATGGTATAGTTGGCATTACTTTGAAAAGACTTGGGGTACTTTAAACTTCACTACTATAAGGCTAATTACTTTGCTTTATAAAACGTGGTTTGAAACAAGAATGACATGGGAATAAGGATTCAAAATtccttttaaaatgtttaaaatctaaattgattattttattgacgaattttctattttaagtcgtgaattgaactaaaaaaattaagaatcatTCTATTTCCATAAAACAAATGctttaatcttaattttcatgaaagaaaaacaaaaaaaaaaaaaatcaaaaaaattactttccTTATAAAAGCAAGAGAGAGATATTTGGGCAATTTTAAAACTCTCAAAACCTACTCTTTCGTCTTCTATTTTATTGGGTTGGATCGTGTCAAAATTCAACTCTAACATTAATTAAGAAAGCTTGTTAGAATAGATAACATGAAtattaagcttaaaaaaattgataagtatatatatactttATTGGAATGTAAATTTGACCCAAATGTCCAAAATTTGTGAGGGTTTTCAAACTTAATCAATTTATAAGTCTAATTAAGTttcattgaaataaaaaattaattactaatattttttaatattttcataaaattgaattgccagtattttatcgatttctaatattttaatccttaagAGGGGAGACCTTCCCCTTATCAATTTATACACCCAATGAAAGCCTTACatataaataaactttattcttttacttcactttttatattaatatatatatattttttttattttgtgttgtgGGATGGGATAGAAGTGTTAACATCTACCCACCAAGAAAATGGGTTAGCTTCCAAACTATGATTCATCCCCTTCCCACATCGTGTATAGCACAAACATTGTATATTCTAGGGAGAACAGAAGGGAAGAGTTTGGTAGAGAGGATGATAATTGATGAATATTATCTAAGAAATTAATGGCCATCATGATAAGGCCCATAAAAAACTATTAGTATTAATGTTAAGAAAGTGGTTTTGAGTTGTGTTTGCCTATCAGATACATGCTGTTATGAGGTTGGCAAGTCTCTTTCTTCTCCCCCTTTTGTATTTCTTCTTTGAAGTAAGCTATTTTTTAAGGGCTTTCTTTATAACACATCAAAGACATGCCCTACCAACttccctattttcattttcttgaccATCATACCCTCCACCATCCCTCATTAATTAAATGCCTCtactatttttcctttgatttcttcaTTTAAAAACTCACAAGtcaaaaaaatgtaaaaaggaATTTATGGGTTGTCTATATAAACAAATGGTTGTACAATAACAATATCATTGTtctaaaaatagtattttaaagggttatttgattaaatggGTCATTAAAAACccgattttagaattttatccctttatcattttttggtctcattatgataaaaatattctcattcatttcttgtaaaaataattatttcttttaaaacttatatgtaaatacttcaaatgataaatgatatttatgtcaaaaatgaattattttttaataaaaaaggagaataattagatttacaaatttagatattatttcatccattttaatctattaattctattttatatgtatgataaatatgatatttcttttttgaGAGGTTTGAGAAGCCCTACTTTattcacaaatattttttatagataaatatttaagtaaatataaatataagccTTTTCATGGAGCCTTGTTTAGTCATTTCACTACTTTAACAAAACTATCCATACCCACCAGAAAGCAATAATGGAAACTTCCTTCTAGATTATAACAAGGTCTAACAAACCTTTCCATAAATAATAAACAGCACATAGAcatttcttcttcatcatcatcatcttcatcttctttttcttctgcatcatcttcttcttgatGATGGACTGCTCAATTTGCAGTGCAGTGCCCTTCATTCTAAGGCCTCCAAGGAATACAATATGTGCAGCTTGCTATGAGAGTGCCAGAAGCATAGTTGCATTCATCAACAAGCTTGAAAACGATAAGGGATTCGATAAATCCAATAACTCCATTGTCTCTCCTGCAAATTCCTCCAAGGTAAGTTGATTTCACTTCAAGCTTCTCCTCCTTCTCCTCCTTGGGAActtttcatgtttctttttcctttgcttcctttatttttattgggcAAAATGTGTGTAGTTCTAAAAATTTGTCTTAGTTTTTCAGAGCTATGAGTGGTGAGTTGTAAGCCTATTTGTCCTTGAAAATTCTATACAAAATGCAGCAAACATAGGCTAAAACTATTGGTTTCCTAGAATATGTCTTGGGCTATATTCAATGGGCTTGTAGGTTGGATTACCGGCCCTAACTTAATTAGGGCTACAACAAGTTCAATCGATAGATAATCAACCTGAGTTCAATCCAACTTGACATTTAAATTAAGATGATCcatcaaaacccatttttctaaacttaaaTTGATTGGATTAGATTTGGATTCTAAGTTGATGGAATTGTGTAATTCAAAATCTATCCATAATGcgctttttttttaatttagtttttttttctacatatttataccaaagaaaataataaatgaaaaaaaaaactttttaagataataacaaaaaataaaaataaatttatatatttttattaaaaaatagaaagtatataatataattaaaacttaatatttttcttaattttttttttttaaagaatgaaCGAAATGAATAGTACTACAtaagataatataaattataaatattaaatcatgtTTGGGTTAAAAGGATTCAACTCAAACccaatttgaatattaaaaataattgttttagtCCGTCCAAATATCAACCGTCGGTCCACCTGCCCAAATTAGCCCCTATACTTAAATTTAATGGTGCCATATAAGTAATagagtgtatatatatatttcgtATAACTAGACAAGTAGATATAATCATGACCAAGGGAAGTTTATTATGGCTGGGCCTAATGGGCATAACTTTTGGCAAAAtagttgtaaaaaaataaaagtgggCTAGAGTTTTGGGCCTGAACCATATAGATCCACATATGTCTTCGATTTTAATACATCAAATTCAATGCCTCGAGCCAACTCCTAATTCTAATGATGTTTATTGAGAATAACTGTAAGTAAAATtatgattgaaaaaatattagaataagaCTGAAATTACAGGAATTGAGTTGTTGAATTATGGAATGGCTGCAACCAGGGATTTTCAAATGCTTTGAAATGGGTGAAGGAAATGAAAGAGATAGAAGAGGAACTTAACGAGAAATTGAGCTTTCTTGGAGGATTTGCTGCTGCTTTCAGAGACCAAATTCACACTGATATTGAAGTCAAGCCAGGCCACAATGGACCTTCTCTATTTGCACATAGAGCATTATTGGTAAGCCTCATCTCAACAggcccactctctctctctctcttcataaCTTTTTTTGGTTGTTGTGTCTCGATTATGATCTAAGAGTTTTAAGtttttgaatcaaattaatTCTTTAAACTTGGCAATTACCCCAGAAATTTCCATGATATTGATTATGTTGCAGGCAGCAAGGTCCGAGATCTTCAAGAACATGCTGGACTCAGATGGATGCAAAGCTGCACCAAGTAACACCATAACACTCCCGGAATTGAACCATGAAGAGCTTGACTCTCTCCTTGAGTTCCTCTACAGTGGAAGCCTGCCTGCAGACAAGGTGGAGAAGCATGTCTACTCATTATCACTGGCCGCAGACAAGTATGAAATCCCATTCTTGCAGAAGTTCTGCGAGCAGCGAATGCTAGGATCCTTGAGCTCATCCAGCGCTCTCGATGTTCTAGAGATATCCGACGCTTGTTCTAGCCAGACGGTGAAGGAGACCGCCTTGAATTACATCGTTAAAAACATGGAGGACATAGTTTTTTCAACTAGGTATGAATCATTTGCCCTCAAGAACCCACATCTGTGTGTGCAGATCACAAGGGCATCGTTCATGGATGCTAAAAACCGAAAAAATGGGGTTTGAGGGCAGTGGATGGAATCAAGTAAAAAGGTTATTAAAGACAGATGAGGAATCTTTTTATGCATAGATTAATATGAATTCTTACAAGAAACTTACACAAGAGATTCATATGTGCATTTTAAACTTAGAATTTTTTAAGATGTGGCTCTTATCTTCAAGCTTAACCATGTTAATAAACAGCTTAATCGGTAGACTACGTACTGTTGGCTATGGAATAGTTAATTACTTCCAAGGCTATCATTAATAAGAGTACTGTAGAATCTCCTTTTGGAACATTGCAATAATGCAATTTACTATAGTCCAATGTAGTACTATTCCATGTTTCCTGGAATTGCTTCCCTATCAGTGTGGTTATCAAACCTCTACTTTATCCTTCCCACGATCTCCCCCGTGAACAATCTTAAACCAGGTCTATATCGATATggtttaagcttttagaaaaatcgGTAACCTATGATTACAAGCTCAAAGAGAACGTCTATGATTTGTTTGCCTACC
This DNA window, taken from Vitis riparia cultivar Riparia Gloire de Montpellier isolate 1030 chromosome 13, EGFV_Vit.rip_1.0, whole genome shotgun sequence, encodes the following:
- the LOC117929004 gene encoding BTB/POZ domain-containing protein At3g56230-like gives rise to the protein MMDCSICSAVPFILRPPRNTICAACYESARSIVAFINKLENDKGFDKSNNSIVSPANSSKGFSNALKWVKEMKEIEEELNEKLSFLGGFAAAFRDQIHTDIEVKPGHNGPSLFAHRALLAARSEIFKNMLDSDGCKAAPSNTITLPELNHEELDSLLEFLYSGSLPADKVEKHVYSLSLAADKYEIPFLQKFCEQRMLGSLSSSSALDVLEISDACSSQTVKETALNYIVKNMEDIVFSTRYESFALKNPHLCVQITRASFMDAKNRKNGV